A genomic region of Nostoc sp. UHCC 0702 contains the following coding sequences:
- a CDS encoding aldehyde dehydrogenase family protein, whose translation MVTNKSSNIVDIIRKQREFFQTDKTKNVSFRIQQLKILKEALVENKQAIIQALKADLQKPEFESRIGELRVINEIDDAIKHINNWTKPKKAQVSKEFFLYSAKIYPEPLGVVLIIGAWNYPFNLIISPLIGAIAAGNCAVIKPSELAPHTSGLIAEIINKYFDQEYIAVLEGGVETSQKLLAEKFDYIFFTGSTAVGKIVMEAAAKYLTPVTLELGGKSPCLVDTDINLEYTARRIIWGKFFNAGQTCIAPDYLLVDQKIKKDLVNVLQKLLKQFYGENPEKSPDYAKIINQKHFDRLTNFLQNGKIIIGGETNFSERYIAPTLIDKVSLTDPVMQEEIFGPILPIMEYSEITEAIALINSQPKPLALYLFTRNTSLQKRVLQETSSGGVCINDTLMQFAVSSLPFGGVGDSGIGSYHGKASFDTFSHYKSVLQNSFWQDINWRYAPYKSILPILKRLIS comes from the coding sequence ATGGTTACTAATAAATCATCAAATATTGTTGATATTATCCGCAAACAGCGTGAGTTTTTTCAAACTGATAAAACTAAAAATGTTAGCTTTCGTATTCAACAACTCAAAATTCTCAAGGAAGCACTAGTTGAGAATAAACAAGCAATTATCCAAGCATTAAAAGCAGATTTACAGAAACCAGAATTTGAAAGTCGCATTGGAGAACTTAGAGTTATCAATGAAATTGATGATGCTATTAAACATATCAATAATTGGACTAAGCCCAAAAAAGCACAGGTTTCCAAAGAATTTTTCCTCTATTCAGCGAAAATTTATCCGGAACCGCTGGGAGTTGTTTTAATTATTGGAGCTTGGAATTATCCATTTAATTTAATCATCTCACCTTTAATTGGTGCGATCGCCGCAGGAAACTGTGCAGTTATCAAACCTTCAGAACTTGCACCCCATACCTCTGGTTTAATAGCTGAAATCATTAATAAATATTTTGACCAAGAGTATATTGCAGTGTTAGAAGGAGGTGTAGAAACAAGTCAAAAACTTCTAGCCGAAAAATTTGACTATATCTTTTTTACTGGTAGCACAGCCGTGGGCAAGATTGTCATGGAAGCGGCAGCAAAATATCTCACACCAGTTACTTTAGAGTTGGGTGGTAAAAGCCCTTGTTTAGTAGATACAGATATTAATCTTGAATATACCGCCAGACGTATTATTTGGGGTAAATTTTTTAATGCTGGACAAACTTGTATTGCACCTGACTATCTTTTAGTTGATCAAAAAATCAAAAAAGATTTGGTGAATGTCCTGCAAAAATTATTAAAACAATTTTATGGAGAAAATCCAGAAAAGAGTCCTGATTATGCTAAAATAATCAATCAAAAACATTTTGATAGATTAACTAACTTTCTCCAAAATGGTAAAATTATCATTGGCGGAGAAACGAATTTTTCAGAACGTTATATTGCCCCGACACTAATTGATAAAGTTTCCTTAACAGATCCTGTAATGCAGGAGGAAATTTTCGGCCCTATTCTGCCCATCATGGAATACAGCGAGATTACAGAAGCGATCGCCTTAATCAATTCTCAACCAAAACCTTTAGCTTTATACTTATTTACGCGAAATACCAGCCTACAAAAGCGAGTTTTGCAAGAAACCTCATCTGGAGGAGTATGTATTAATGACACATTAATGCAGTTTGCCGTCTCATCATTACCATTTGGTGGAGTCGGTGACAGCGGTATTGGTAGCTATCACGGCAAAGCTAGTTTTGACACCTTTTCACACTACAAAAGTGTATTACAAAACTCATTCTGGCAGGACATAAATTGGCGATACGCTCCCTACAAAAGCATATTGCCCATACTCAAACGATTAATTAGTTAA